A portion of the Paenibacillus hamazuiensis genome contains these proteins:
- a CDS encoding polysaccharide lyase family 7 protein, whose translation MMFNFTRKLGLSAFGIAMLLSSAFGTVGSAAGEVKLAGTASASTYDTRCTCDASQAVDGSLSTRWSGDGDGAWLKLDLGSNKTVAFVKMAFYNGSSRTFTFDVQTSTDNSVWTTRLSGAQSTQNNNLQTFDFTDVTARYVRFVGYGNTSNTWNSYTEVEAWGISGTDTTAPTAPGNLTAAAVSSSQINLSWTASTDNVGVTGYDVYRGGAFLKTVTGTSASDTGLAASTTYSYTVKAKDAAGNASAASNTATATTQAGSGSGTLDPSKPPSGNFDLTKWKITLPDASEVQPSALSSGYTHPDWFYTDPVTGGMVFVSPNIGDTTSNSSYTRSELREMLNPSAGTKSLGNNFVTSTSSSASQSQAGGVDGTMKATLRVDRVSTTGDSSKVGRVVVGQIHGPDTEVIRLYYHKRPSDSKGAIYFGTDDLSNNNTYVNIIGGPSSLNPSNGIELGQKWSYEIKLAGLQLTVTITPEGGSPTTVTYTIPSGYNDKYLYYKAGVYNQNNTDTSSDQSDHVKATFFSLTHTHP comes from the coding sequence ATGATGTTCAATTTCACGCGCAAGCTCGGATTATCCGCCTTCGGAATCGCTATGCTGCTCAGCTCCGCATTCGGCACGGTCGGCTCGGCCGCAGGGGAGGTGAAGCTGGCCGGCACCGCTTCAGCCAGCACGTACGATACCCGCTGTACATGCGACGCCTCGCAGGCTGTCGACGGAAGCCTGTCCACCCGCTGGTCCGGCGACGGGGACGGAGCATGGCTGAAGCTGGACCTCGGGTCGAACAAGACGGTCGCCTTCGTCAAGATGGCGTTCTACAACGGTTCTTCCCGCACCTTCACGTTCGACGTTCAGACGTCTACCGACAATTCCGTTTGGACCACTCGACTGAGCGGCGCGCAGAGCACGCAGAACAACAACCTGCAGACGTTCGACTTCACCGATGTGACCGCCCGCTACGTCCGGTTCGTCGGGTACGGCAACACGTCAAACACATGGAACAGCTATACCGAGGTGGAGGCGTGGGGCATCTCCGGAACGGACACGACAGCGCCGACCGCTCCGGGCAACCTGACGGCAGCGGCGGTATCGAGCAGCCAGATTAATCTGAGCTGGACGGCGTCCACCGACAACGTGGGCGTCACCGGCTACGACGTATACCGCGGCGGCGCTTTCCTGAAAACCGTGACGGGCACATCGGCAAGCGATACGGGACTGGCCGCTTCCACCACGTACAGCTACACCGTCAAAGCGAAAGATGCCGCCGGCAACGCTTCGGCCGCCTCCAATACCGCCACAGCAACCACGCAGGCCGGCAGCGGCAGCGGAACGCTGGACCCATCGAAGCCGCCTTCAGGGAATTTCGATTTGACGAAATGGAAAATAACGCTGCCCGACGCAAGCGAGGTGCAGCCTTCCGCGCTGAGCAGCGGCTACACGCACCCCGATTGGTTTTACACGGACCCGGTGACCGGCGGCATGGTGTTCGTATCGCCGAATATCGGCGATACGACCAGCAACAGCAGCTATACGCGCTCCGAGCTGCGCGAAATGCTGAATCCGTCCGCAGGTACGAAATCGCTGGGCAACAACTTTGTGACGTCCACCTCGTCGTCCGCTTCGCAGTCGCAAGCCGGCGGTGTTGACGGCACGATGAAAGCGACGCTGCGCGTCGACCGCGTGTCGACAACCGGCGACAGCTCGAAGGTAGGGCGCGTCGTGGTCGGTCAAATCCACGGCCCGGATACCGAGGTCATCCGCCTGTATTACCACAAACGCCCGTCGGACAGCAAGGGCGCGATTTATTTCGGCACCGACGACCTGAGCAACAACAATACGTACGTGAACATCATCGGCGGTCCGAGCAGCCTTAACCCTTCAAACGGCATCGAGCTCGGTCAAAAATGGAGCTATGAAATCAAACTGGCCGGTCTGCAGCTGACCGTTACGATTACGCCCGAAGGCGGATCACCGACAACGGTAACCTACACGATTCCGTCCGGCTATAACGACAAGTATTTGTATTATAAAGCGGGAGTGTACAACCAGAATAACACGGACACCTCATCCGATCAGTCCGACCATGTGAAGGCGACGTTCTTCTCGCTCACGCATACGCATCCATAA
- a CDS encoding DinB family protein, whose translation MGEEDKVNRYKLIDEYKTCLRSYSIEQLRHIPATGVWSLGQMYDHMILTSLDYFDKVEHCVKAGEEQPLGKTTAGEELFRLGGFPPVKIKLPDGPENSPSNSESKEELIQGLDQVLERMKEWEEAVVTVSPNYKVKHEGFGWLNAREWFELNGMHFRHHLRQKNELEQIWARRIK comes from the coding sequence TTGGGTGAAGAGGATAAAGTCAACAGGTACAAATTGATTGACGAATACAAAACATGCTTACGAAGCTATTCAATTGAGCAGCTGAGGCATATTCCTGCGACCGGGGTTTGGTCACTCGGCCAAATGTACGACCATATGATCCTGACTTCCCTCGATTACTTCGACAAGGTGGAGCATTGCGTGAAAGCCGGTGAAGAGCAGCCGCTCGGAAAGACGACGGCGGGAGAAGAGTTATTCAGACTCGGCGGGTTCCCGCCGGTTAAAATTAAGCTGCCGGACGGACCGGAAAACTCGCCCAGCAATTCGGAAAGCAAAGAGGAACTTATACAAGGACTCGATCAGGTGCTGGAGCGAATGAAAGAATGGGAAGAGGCGGTAGTTACGGTAAGCCCAAATTACAAAGTGAAGCACGAAGGTTTCGGCTGGCTGAACGCACGCGAGTGGTTTGAGCTTAACGGTATGCATTTTCGCCATCATTTACGCCAGAAAAATGAGCTGGAACAGATTTGGGCCCGACGAATAAAATGA